Sequence from the Penaeus vannamei isolate JL-2024 chromosome 41, ASM4276789v1, whole genome shotgun sequence genome:
CgacgccgcccacgccctcggcACCGCTGTCCGTGTGCTCGCCGCTCTCGCCGGGGCCGAAGggcgccctcacgcccacgcccgagGACGACCACATCGAGCCCGAGGTGGACGTGACGGACGAGGGTGAGCTGGAGGGCGACaagggcgtgggcggcgagggcggcagcgagggcgcgggcggcggcgacggcgacgaTTTCACGCCCAAGCGGAAGCAGCGCCGCTACCGCACCACCTTCACGTCGTTCCAGCTGGAGGAGCTGGAGAAGGCCTTCGCTAGGACGCACTACCCCGACGTGTTCACAAGGTGGGTTCCGGCGCCGCTGCGCTCTCCTCCTGAgggcctcctctcctctctctctctctatctctctttctctttccctcccttcctctctccctctccatcccctttctctctctctttccctccctcccctctctctctctctctctctttctcttccctctcctcccccctctctctctctctctctttcccttccttctcctccccccctctcccctctctctactctatctctttctcttccctcccttcctctctcccctctccatcccctttctctctctccctccctccctccctccctcttcctctctctctatctatctatctatttctttctctatccctccccttcctccctctccaccctctttctcactctctctttccctcccccctctctctctctctctctctctctctctctctctctctctctctctctctctctctctctctctctctctctctctccctctctctctccctctctctcctctctctctctctctctctctctctctctctctctctctctctctctctctctctctctctctctctctctctctctctctctctctctctctggctgtctgtctccctccctcccttcctctctttctatctatttctttctctatccctcccttcctcc
This genomic interval carries:
- the LOC113812719 gene encoding visual system homeobox 1, with protein sequence MMEVPNLVGGGPPCSTSVGGINTATISSSISSSGSMTSGGRTAPSVFSISALVNSSSPPAPAPAYLPSGRASPVASAMGVGVKCSGSEGPTPPTPSAPLSVCSPLSPGPKGALTPTPEDDHIEPEVDVTDEGELEGDKGVGGEGGSEGAGGGDGDDFTPKRKQRRYRTTFTSFQLEELEKAFARTHYPDVFTRWVPAPLRSPPEGL